From Solidesulfovibrio carbinoliphilus subsp. oakridgensis, the proteins below share one genomic window:
- a CDS encoding response regulator codes for MEQERAQGEASRHAAAAMAAERDRLLARIEAAEAANVRLRGEAEAATRAKADFMARMTHEMRTPLSAIIGLANLALPLAGDPRVADYLAKITTSATGLLDVVDDITDFARLEKGLADLVVAPFDLAASLDRVAARFADTAHGKGLSLSVRLDRDAPPRLVGDSARLEGVLAQLVGNAVKFTEKGSVEITVRLVSREAGAVRLAFAVRDTGIGMDAATIPAMLESFTQADGTLSRPYGGTGLGLALVRRGAVLLGGDLEVTSLPGQGSRFAFEALFVEDTGEDATAPVPPPPAATPAAGTDTAKPLAGTLILLVEDNAINRQVARDTLQRFGASVDVARHGGEAVEMVKVAFYDAVLMDVQMPVMDGLTATRLIRALPGGPDLPIVALTAHALAEDRDRCLEAGMNDYLTKPIDTGRLLNALGQWIAPAAAAAKAGRLTIASGQEPGRKPAAGRPGPDSGLDAATALARLGGNERLLLSVATEFSRDYKNSARILARHIEAGDLGEARRLAHTIKGVAGNIAADVLAEAARGLEARLASGQAPSPPALAAFTAALEATLAAASRLAPPAAVPQACAQDGCWRILLVDDAKLNRAIFSQILRSAGHDVATAANGKEACRALFGEKATGRPYDLILMDIEMPEMDGPAATRVIRGLLSASASPPCPPGIPIVALTSHDADGERARCLEAGMDECLPKLFEHDALLDSLAQVMRGRDPRIRRPDSPRPAGGAGTAMGPLLRCLAGHLAEGNIRADEDMAVLREAFSGRPAPMELEALSQAIERYDFAGALAVASRLAPLLGVDPAGLPGRSRTGGKAG; via the coding sequence ATGGAACAGGAGCGTGCCCAGGGCGAGGCCTCGCGCCACGCCGCGGCGGCCATGGCGGCCGAACGCGACCGGCTGCTGGCCCGGATCGAGGCGGCCGAGGCGGCCAACGTCCGGCTGCGCGGCGAGGCCGAGGCCGCGACCCGGGCCAAGGCCGATTTCATGGCCCGCATGACCCATGAGATGCGCACCCCCCTTTCGGCCATCATCGGCCTGGCCAACCTGGCCCTGCCCCTTGCCGGCGATCCCCGCGTCGCCGACTATCTGGCCAAGATCACGACATCGGCCACGGGTCTCCTTGACGTGGTCGACGACATCACCGACTTCGCCCGCCTGGAAAAAGGCCTGGCCGACCTGGTGGTCGCGCCGTTCGACCTGGCCGCCTCCCTGGACCGGGTGGCGGCCAGGTTCGCGGACACCGCCCACGGCAAGGGGCTTTCCCTGTCCGTGCGCCTGGACCGGGACGCCCCCCCGCGTCTGGTCGGCGACAGCGCCCGGCTCGAGGGCGTGCTGGCCCAACTCGTCGGCAACGCGGTCAAATTCACCGAAAAAGGCTCCGTGGAAATCACCGTCCGGCTGGTTTCGCGCGAGGCCGGCGCGGTCCGGCTGGCCTTTGCCGTCCGGGACACGGGCATCGGCATGGACGCGGCCACCATCCCGGCCATGCTCGAATCGTTCACCCAGGCCGACGGCACCCTGTCGCGGCCCTACGGCGGCACGGGCCTGGGCCTTGCCCTGGTGCGGCGCGGGGCGGTCCTGCTCGGCGGCGACCTCGAGGTCACGAGCCTGCCGGGCCAGGGAAGCCGCTTCGCGTTCGAGGCCCTTTTTGTCGAGGACACCGGCGAGGACGCCACCGCTCCCGTCCCGCCCCCGCCGGCCGCGACGCCCGCCGCCGGAACGGACACGGCCAAACCCCTGGCCGGCACCCTCATCCTGCTGGTCGAGGACAACGCCATCAACCGGCAGGTGGCCCGCGACACCCTGCAGCGGTTCGGCGCGTCCGTGGACGTGGCCCGGCACGGCGGGGAAGCCGTGGAAATGGTCAAGGTGGCCTTTTACGACGCCGTGCTCATGGACGTGCAGATGCCGGTCATGGACGGCCTGACCGCGACCCGGCTCATCCGGGCCCTGCCCGGCGGGCCGGACCTGCCCATCGTGGCCCTGACCGCCCACGCCCTGGCCGAGGACCGGGACCGGTGCCTGGAAGCGGGCATGAACGACTACCTGACCAAGCCCATCGACACCGGCCGGCTCCTAAACGCCCTGGGCCAGTGGATCGCGCCGGCGGCCGCGGCGGCCAAGGCCGGCCGGCTGACCATCGCCTCCGGCCAGGAGCCGGGCCGAAAGCCGGCGGCCGGTCGGCCGGGGCCGGATTCCGGGCTCGACGCCGCAACGGCCCTGGCCCGCCTGGGCGGCAACGAGCGGCTCCTTTTGAGCGTCGCCACGGAATTTTCCCGGGACTACAAGAACAGCGCCCGGATCCTGGCCCGGCACATCGAAGCCGGGGACCTGGGCGAGGCCCGGCGGCTGGCCCACACGATCAAGGGCGTGGCCGGCAACATCGCGGCCGACGTCCTGGCCGAGGCCGCCCGGGGACTCGAAGCCCGCCTGGCCTCGGGACAGGCGCCGTCGCCGCCGGCCCTGGCCGCCTTCACCGCGGCCCTGGAAGCGACCCTGGCGGCCGCCTCCCGGCTGGCCCCGCCGGCCGCCGTGCCCCAGGCCTGCGCCCAGGACGGCTGCTGGCGCATCCTCCTGGTCGACGACGCCAAGCTCAACCGGGCCATTTTTTCGCAGATCCTGCGCAGCGCCGGCCACGACGTGGCCACGGCCGCCAACGGCAAGGAGGCCTGCCGGGCCCTGTTCGGGGAAAAGGCCACGGGCCGGCCCTACGACCTCATCCTCATGGATATCGAGATGCCGGAGATGGACGGTCCGGCCGCCACCCGCGTGATCCGGGGCCTGCTTTCCGCCAGCGCCAGTCCGCCGTGCCCGCCCGGCATCCCCATCGTGGCCCTCACCTCGCACGATGCGGACGGGGAGCGGGCCCGCTGCCTGGAGGCCGGCATGGACGAGTGCCTGCCCAAGCTCTTCGAGCACGACGCCCTGCTCGATTCCCTGGCCCAGGTGATGCGGGGCCGCGACCCCAGGATCCGGCGGCCGGACAGCCCACGGCCCGCCGGCGGGGCGGGCACGGCCATGGGGCCGCTTTTGCGCTGTCTGGCCGGCCATCTGGCCGAGGGCAACATCCGGGCGGACGAGGACATGGCGGTCCTGCGCGAGGCCTTCTCCGGACGACCCGCGCCCATGGAACTCGAAGCGCTGTCCCAGGCCATCGAACGGTACGATTTCGCCGGGGCCCTGGCCGTCGCCTCCCGGCTGGCCCCGCTTTTGGGGGTGGACCCGGCCGGACTGCCCGGCAGGTCCCGGACAGGCGGCAAGGCCGGGTGA
- a CDS encoding A24 family peptidase → MSPDPQTLLAFAVTAAACLAAAVVDMRSRRIPNRITFPAMLVLVALHGAFSGLPGLGEAALGLLGGFLVFLIPHLFGLLGAGDVKLMAVVGAGLGSQALLTAVLFTSVAGGLQFFVWLAWLRLARPGATAGYRLCYGPAIAAGALGTMALYLFEGAYLNLVLPWS, encoded by the coding sequence ATGTCCCCGGATCCGCAAACACTCCTGGCCTTTGCCGTCACCGCCGCCGCCTGCCTGGCGGCCGCCGTGGTGGACATGCGATCCCGGCGCATCCCCAACCGGATCACCTTTCCGGCCATGCTCGTCCTTGTGGCCCTGCACGGCGCCTTCTCGGGCCTGCCCGGACTTGGCGAAGCCGCCCTCGGCCTTCTGGGCGGCTTTCTGGTCTTCCTCATCCCCCACCTCTTCGGGCTGCTCGGAGCCGGCGACGTCAAGCTCATGGCCGTGGTCGGGGCCGGGCTCGGCAGCCAGGCGCTCCTGACCGCCGTCCTTTTCACGAGCGTGGCCGGCGGGCTCCAGTTTTTCGTCTGGCTCGCCTGGCTGCGCCTGGCCCGGCCCGGGGCCACCGCCGGCTACCGCCTGTGCTACGGCCCGGCCATCGCGGCCGGGGCCCTCGGTACCATGGCCCTCTACCTGTTCGAGGGGGCCTACCTCAATCTGGTCCTGCCCTGGTCGTAG
- a CDS encoding tetratricopeptide repeat protein yields the protein MPSPAAKTASRRRALTAAGATLLLLGAFWLIALSCATPELGSRLFDAGRVAEALPLLEKAAANGSAPSSHRLGLVLEAGRDAPEDLPRALALFTAAAGRGHVPAMVRAGALARKVAGDDAAALGWYRRAADRGDTAAMAELGIMLFTGQGGTADPGAGMAWLRRAATAGNAQAATALGQALLALAEAGNAANGSPAEAAALFRQAGEAGDPEAQNRLADLYASGTGVARNPAEAARLRRQAADAGYAPAAFALGLMYLSGQGVSAYPLEAARLFERAAGAGHVAAMLRLADMYQAGLGVFRDPARALGLYDAAGAASDQAAGELCRLFAAGPEARRDPNRATRFCAKAAAAGDAGAATLLGLGMVRGRLPGGVGTGTALLSQAAWAGDPEAMYAMALLHLAGKGVSGNPAEAFRWCRLAAEAGLPEAKALLAALSEEEFPSAANLAKAMAFYREAAEAGNVEAGFALGSLLSKGLAGPPDFVAARQWYEKAATAGDPRAQFNLGLMFLTGKGGPASDQEALRWLLEAAKNGDANARCNVASLTLTGRGTPADAREAFRWYRLAAGQGFAQAQAMLAGFYYEGKVVPRDFETALFWLTLASRAPGSDPLLLRAGKAKAVLEKRLAPEQRDRVQERLAAFVPAGFDPEAEKGVLAAVKFLPPSAHGPGFAAKNEAARDVPALPEVGKTDPKALF from the coding sequence ATGCCAAGCCCTGCCGCCAAAACCGCCTCCCGCCGCCGCGCCCTGACCGCCGCCGGCGCGACGCTGCTCCTTTTGGGCGCCTTCTGGCTGATTGCGCTCAGCTGCGCCACACCCGAGCTCGGTTCCCGCCTGTTCGACGCCGGCCGCGTGGCCGAAGCCCTGCCCCTGCTGGAAAAAGCCGCGGCCAACGGTTCCGCTCCCTCGTCCCACCGGCTCGGCCTGGTCCTCGAAGCCGGCCGGGACGCACCCGAGGACCTGCCCCGGGCCCTGGCCCTTTTCACCGCCGCCGCCGGGCGCGGCCACGTGCCGGCCATGGTCCGGGCCGGGGCCCTGGCCCGGAAGGTGGCGGGCGACGACGCGGCCGCCCTGGGCTGGTACCGCCGGGCGGCCGACCGGGGCGACACGGCGGCCATGGCCGAGCTTGGCATCATGCTTTTCACCGGCCAGGGAGGGACGGCCGATCCGGGGGCCGGCATGGCCTGGCTTCGCCGGGCGGCCACGGCCGGCAACGCCCAGGCGGCCACGGCCCTTGGCCAGGCGCTCCTCGCCCTGGCCGAGGCCGGCAACGCCGCGAACGGCTCTCCGGCCGAGGCGGCGGCCCTTTTCCGGCAGGCCGGCGAGGCCGGCGACCCCGAGGCCCAGAACCGTCTGGCCGACCTCTACGCCTCGGGCACGGGCGTGGCCCGCAATCCGGCCGAGGCCGCCCGCCTTCGCCGCCAGGCGGCCGACGCCGGCTACGCCCCGGCCGCCTTTGCCCTGGGGCTCATGTACCTTTCCGGCCAGGGCGTGTCCGCCTACCCGCTGGAGGCGGCGCGGCTTTTCGAGCGGGCGGCCGGAGCCGGGCACGTGGCGGCCATGCTCCGGCTGGCCGACATGTATCAGGCCGGGCTCGGCGTCTTTCGCGACCCGGCCCGGGCGCTTGGCCTCTACGACGCGGCCGGCGCGGCCAGCGACCAGGCGGCGGGCGAACTGTGCCGGCTTTTCGCCGCCGGCCCCGAAGCCCGGCGCGACCCGAACCGGGCGACCCGGTTCTGCGCCAAGGCGGCCGCGGCCGGCGACGCCGGCGCGGCCACCCTGCTCGGCCTCGGCATGGTGCGCGGCCGCCTGCCCGGGGGCGTGGGCACGGGCACGGCCCTCCTGTCCCAGGCCGCCTGGGCCGGGGACCCGGAAGCCATGTACGCCATGGCCCTGCTCCATCTGGCCGGCAAGGGCGTGTCCGGCAACCCGGCCGAGGCCTTCCGCTGGTGCCGGCTCGCGGCCGAGGCCGGCCTGCCCGAGGCCAAGGCCCTGCTCGCCGCCCTGTCCGAGGAGGAATTCCCGAGCGCGGCCAATCTGGCCAAGGCCATGGCCTTTTACCGCGAGGCGGCCGAGGCCGGCAATGTCGAGGCCGGCTTCGCCCTGGGATCGCTCCTGTCCAAGGGGCTGGCCGGACCGCCGGATTTCGTGGCCGCCCGGCAGTGGTACGAGAAGGCGGCCACGGCCGGCGATCCCCGGGCCCAGTTCAACCTGGGGCTCATGTTCCTGACCGGCAAGGGCGGCCCGGCGAGCGACCAGGAGGCCCTGCGCTGGCTGCTCGAGGCGGCCAAAAACGGCGATGCCAACGCCCGATGCAACGTGGCCTCCCTGACCCTGACCGGCCGGGGCACGCCGGCCGACGCCCGGGAGGCCTTCCGCTGGTACAGGCTGGCCGCCGGCCAGGGATTCGCCCAGGCGCAGGCCATGCTGGCCGGATTCTACTACGAGGGGAAGGTGGTGCCGCGCGATTTCGAGACCGCCCTTTTCTGGCTGACCCTGGCCAGCCGGGCCCCGGGGAGCGATCCCCTGCTCCTGCGGGCCGGCAAGGCCAAAGCGGTGCTGGAAAAACGGCTGGCCCCGGAGCAGCGCGACCGGGTGCAGGAGCGGCTGGCCGCCTTCGTCCCGGCCGGCTTCGACCCGGAAGCGGAAAAAGGCGTGCTCGCGGCCGTCAAGTTCCTGCCGCCAAGCGCCCACGGACCGGGATTCGCGGCAAAAAACGAGGCGGCCCGGGACGTGCCGGCCCTGCCAGAGGTCGGGAAGACCGATCCCAAGGCGTTATTTTAA
- a CDS encoding AAA family ATPase, producing MTGIGQERLAAAAARVGALRAEMGKVLVGRDALADRLFIGLLCRGHVLIEGVPGLAKTLAVKTLAGAIRAVFHRVQFTPDLLPADISGTEVYHPDTGLFTVRKGPVFCNILLADEINRAPSKVQSALLEAMAERRVTIGGETLPLPEPFLVLATQNPIEQEGTYPLPEAQVDRFLLQLVLGYPTAEEEKEIVRRACSPEEPALSPILSGEEVLAMAALAGQVHLDERLLDYIVGLVGATRDPQGAGLPDLAGRIAYGASPRAAIGLARTARASALLDGRGYATPGDIKALAPDVLRHRLLLTYEAQAEGLTPDAVIRQILETVPVP from the coding sequence ATGACCGGAATCGGGCAGGAAAGGCTCGCGGCGGCGGCCGCGCGCGTGGGGGCGCTTCGGGCCGAGATGGGTAAGGTGCTGGTCGGGCGCGACGCCCTGGCGGACCGGCTTTTCATCGGGCTTTTGTGCCGGGGGCATGTGCTGATCGAGGGCGTGCCGGGGCTGGCCAAGACGCTCGCGGTCAAGACCCTGGCCGGGGCCATCCGGGCGGTTTTTCACCGGGTGCAGTTCACCCCGGATCTCCTGCCCGCCGACATCAGCGGCACCGAGGTCTACCACCCGGACACGGGCCTTTTTACCGTGCGAAAGGGTCCGGTCTTCTGCAACATTCTCCTCGCCGACGAGATCAACCGGGCCCCGTCCAAGGTCCAGTCGGCCCTGCTTGAGGCCATGGCCGAGCGGCGGGTGACCATCGGCGGCGAGACGCTGCCGCTGCCCGAGCCGTTTCTGGTCCTGGCCACCCAGAACCCCATCGAGCAGGAGGGCACCTACCCCTTGCCCGAGGCCCAGGTGGACCGGTTCCTGCTCCAGCTCGTGCTCGGCTATCCCACGGCCGAAGAGGAAAAGGAGATCGTCCGCCGGGCCTGCTCGCCCGAGGAGCCGGCCCTTTCGCCGATCCTGTCCGGGGAGGAGGTGCTGGCCATGGCGGCGCTGGCCGGGCAGGTCCATCTGGACGAGCGGCTGCTCGACTACATCGTGGGGCTGGTCGGGGCCACCCGGGACCCGCAAGGCGCGGGGCTCCCGGACCTGGCCGGCCGGATCGCCTACGGCGCGTCGCCCCGGGCGGCCATCGGCCTGGCCAGGACGGCCCGGGCGAGCGCCCTGCTCGACGGCCGGGGCTACGCCACGCCGGGCGACATCAAGGCGCTGGCCCCGGACGTCCTGCGCCACCGGCTGCTCCTCACCTACGAGGCGCAGGCCGAGGGCCTCACGCCCGACGCGGTGATCCGGCAAATCCTCGAAACCGTCCCCGTCCCCTGA
- a CDS encoding BatD family protein, producing the protein MTVRVFLAALGCLLCLLAPIRSAAAADWRVTAEVDAREVYLGQSLVLRVLVPGDAPAEVAVPELADCTVTPRGLVHGSRGEDGAVVAAYRFELTPRRVGECRVPALRVTAGGETGLTAPVSVRVLPRPTPPKGLAGRDLFVDAVLTPEAPYADQPVRYTVILYRAVAVEAVHVSPPEMSGTSGATLDPLPGQRDGEIEAGGRRYAVTEVDYRLTPRLPGRLAVPPATAVFRGGAATAALRGMAAPAASRGTAAPAGPAREATLAGPALAVAVRPLPAYGGPVPFTGLVGHLELAARIEDEAGPGRDAVYVLTFSGTGNLREAAPPALSPPPGVTARLLPSEAAPGEAAGESAGEGGARVFRYALAASGPGDYVLPGPKLAVFDPEAGAYRLAAAGPVTLRVGTPPPDPALAPPLRHDPRASRAAPPSWPWRLGLGLLPLALYGLAFLPRPAWRHGAGAAPPATPTAVAEALRQALDRSRAGDRRPGEREAGVQALEDLDRLLYGGGPAGPAAVDAAVARAAKILRRLGA; encoded by the coding sequence GTGACGGTCCGCGTGTTCCTGGCGGCCCTCGGCTGCCTCCTTTGCCTGCTGGCCCCGATCCGGTCCGCCGCAGCGGCCGATTGGCGCGTCACGGCCGAGGTCGACGCCCGGGAGGTCTACCTCGGCCAGAGCCTGGTGCTGCGGGTGCTGGTCCCGGGCGACGCCCCGGCCGAAGTGGCCGTGCCCGAGCTTGCCGACTGCACGGTCACCCCGCGCGGTCTGGTCCACGGCAGCCGGGGCGAAGACGGGGCCGTGGTCGCGGCCTACCGTTTCGAGCTGACCCCGAGGCGGGTGGGGGAGTGCCGGGTGCCGGCCTTGCGCGTCACGGCCGGCGGCGAAACCGGGCTGACGGCTCCCGTTTCCGTCCGCGTCCTGCCCCGGCCGACACCGCCCAAGGGGCTGGCCGGCCGGGACCTCTTCGTGGACGCCGTCCTGACGCCCGAGGCTCCCTACGCCGACCAGCCGGTCCGCTACACCGTGATCCTCTACCGGGCCGTGGCCGTGGAGGCGGTCCACGTGTCGCCGCCGGAGATGTCCGGGACGTCCGGGGCGACGCTCGATCCCCTGCCCGGCCAGCGCGACGGCGAGATCGAGGCCGGCGGCCGGCGCTACGCCGTGACCGAGGTGGATTACCGGCTGACGCCGCGCCTGCCCGGCCGGCTTGCCGTGCCACCGGCCACGGCCGTCTTTCGGGGGGGGGCGGCCACGGCCGCCTTGCGGGGTATGGCGGCCCCGGCCGCTTCCCGAGGTACGGCGGCCCCGGCCGGTCCCGCCCGGGAGGCGACCCTGGCCGGGCCGGCCCTGGCCGTCGCGGTCCGGCCCTTGCCGGCCTACGGCGGTCCGGTCCCTTTCACCGGACTGGTCGGCCACCTGGAGCTGGCCGCCCGGATCGAGGACGAGGCCGGGCCCGGCCGGGACGCGGTCTATGTCCTGACCTTCTCCGGCACGGGCAACCTGCGCGAGGCCGCGCCGCCGGCCCTGTCGCCGCCGCCCGGCGTCACGGCCCGGCTCCTGCCGTCCGAAGCGGCTCCCGGCGAGGCGGCCGGCGAGTCAGCAGGGGAGGGGGGCGCGCGTGTCTTCCGCTACGCCCTGGCCGCGTCCGGGCCGGGCGACTATGTCCTGCCCGGGCCGAAGCTCGCGGTCTTCGACCCCGAGGCCGGGGCCTACCGGCTGGCGGCGGCGGGTCCCGTCACCCTGCGCGTGGGCACGCCGCCGCCGGACCCGGCCCTGGCCCCGCCCTTGCGCCACGATCCCCGGGCGTCCCGGGCCGCGCCGCCGTCCTGGCCGTGGCGGCTTGGGCTCGGCCTTTTGCCCCTGGCCCTGTACGGCCTGGCCTTCCTGCCCCGGCCGGCCTGGCGCCACGGCGCGGGAGCCGCTCCCCCGGCCACGCCCACGGCCGTGGCCGAGGCCCTGCGGCAGGCGTTGGACCGGTCCCGGGCAGGGGACCGGCGGCCAGGGGAGCGGGAGGCGGGCGTGCAAGCCCTGGAGGACCTCGACCGGCTCCTCTACGGCGGCGGTCCGGCCGGCCCGGCCGCCGTGGACGCGGCCGTGGCCCGGGCCGCCAAAATCCTGCGGCGGCTTGGCGCATGA
- a CDS encoding VWA domain-containing protein, translating to MTFARPEYLWLLAAVPVCLVCGLLAASRRRRIAALRPDLALPSARRRVKAAAFLAGLACVALAAAGPGCGRETAAAPPVTPLRLVVALDCSRSMLARDLRPDRLGAAKALVLDVLARLPGVEAGLVGFAGRAWLACPVTADRAGLAVALDGLSPAEAPLGGTNLPAALEAARLALAGAGPGAGAVVAVSDGEDTASAPVPVSVPGEAPVFAVAVGGATPVPVPLPKAEGGLLRDAGGRPVLAGVDAAGLADLAGRNRGRAFRLAPESPDPAAALATALAALVPPEPASRPATPSADRTEWFLLAGFAFLLLDLGLSPAGRAAILLLPAFLALCSPALAGSRAGEGVDRGLAAYAAGRYGQARDAFLAARVWDPDRPEILFAIGAADYRLGRFEAARASFARAAEAAAPGLRARALYNQGNAAYRLGDVDAARKLYEAVLALNPADADARANLDWLRNRPSPPPVQKDQKDQEGQKKPGHGNPDPEAGQGGKAKDGESGQAPSPLADPRGDDGQGGDRNKRQTAAGAADPDLSDDPAAPAVAVPAPEGEKIGEKRAATAGAASDPILDRIPDLPGLPEPPVYGRPAVEKDW from the coding sequence ATGACCTTCGCTCGGCCCGAATACCTGTGGCTCCTCGCGGCCGTGCCCGTCTGTCTCGTCTGTGGCCTGCTGGCCGCCTCCCGTCGCCGGAGGATCGCGGCCCTGCGCCCGGACCTGGCCCTGCCGTCGGCCCGACGGCGCGTGAAGGCCGCCGCCTTCCTGGCCGGACTGGCCTGCGTGGCCCTGGCCGCCGCCGGACCGGGCTGCGGCCGGGAAACCGCCGCCGCCCCGCCGGTCACGCCGCTCCGTCTGGTCGTGGCCCTCGACTGTTCGCGCAGCATGCTGGCCCGGGACCTGCGGCCGGACCGGCTCGGGGCGGCCAAGGCCCTTGTCCTCGATGTCCTGGCCCGCCTGCCCGGCGTCGAGGCCGGGCTGGTCGGCTTTGCCGGCCGGGCCTGGCTGGCCTGTCCGGTCACGGCCGACCGGGCCGGGCTGGCCGTGGCCCTGGACGGCCTGTCCCCGGCCGAGGCCCCGCTTGGCGGCACCAACCTGCCCGCCGCCCTGGAGGCGGCCCGGCTGGCCCTGGCCGGGGCCGGGCCGGGCGCCGGGGCCGTGGTGGCGGTATCCGACGGCGAGGACACGGCGTCCGCCCCTGTCCCCGTGTCCGTCCCGGGCGAGGCGCCGGTCTTTGCCGTGGCCGTTGGCGGGGCCACGCCCGTGCCCGTGCCGCTGCCCAAGGCGGAGGGGGGGCTTTTGCGCGACGCCGGGGGCCGGCCGGTCCTGGCCGGAGTGGATGCGGCCGGGCTGGCCGACCTGGCCGGCCGCAACCGGGGCCGGGCCTTTCGCCTGGCGCCGGAGTCCCCCGATCCGGCCGCCGCCCTGGCCACGGCCCTGGCCGCCCTGGTCCCGCCCGAACCCGCCAGCCGGCCCGCCACCCCGTCGGCCGACCGGACGGAGTGGTTCCTTCTGGCCGGATTCGCGTTCCTGCTCCTCGATCTCGGCCTGTCCCCGGCCGGGCGGGCCGCTATTTTGCTCCTGCCCGCGTTTTTGGCCCTCTGCAGCCCGGCCCTGGCCGGGAGCCGGGCCGGGGAAGGGGTGGACCGGGGCCTCGCCGCCTATGCCGCCGGCCGGTACGGCCAGGCGCGGGACGCCTTCCTGGCCGCCCGGGTCTGGGACCCGGACCGGCCAGAAATCCTTTTCGCCATCGGCGCGGCCGACTACCGGCTCGGCCGGTTCGAGGCCGCCCGCGCCTCTTTCGCCCGGGCGGCCGAGGCGGCGGCGCCGGGGCTTCGGGCCAGGGCCCTCTACAACCAGGGCAACGCCGCCTACCGCCTGGGCGACGTGGACGCGGCCAGGAAACTCTACGAGGCCGTCCTGGCCCTCAACCCGGCCGACGCCGACGCCAGGGCCAACCTGGACTGGCTCCGCAACCGACCATCCCCGCCACCCGTCCAGAAAGACCAGAAGGACCAGGAGGGCCAAAAGAAGCCCGGCCACGGGAACCCGGACCCCGAGGCGGGCCAGGGCGGCAAGGCGAAGGACGGAGAGTCCGGGCAGGCGCCGTCGCCCCTGGCCGACCCACGCGGCGACGACGGCCAGGGCGGCGACCGGAACAAGCGGCAGACGGCGGCCGGGGCGGCCGATCCGGATTTGTCCGACGATCCCGCCGCCCCGGCCGTGGCCGTGCCGGCTCCGGAAGGGGAGAAGATCGGGGAAAAACGGGCCGCCACGGCCGGCGCGGCTTCCGATCCGATCCTCGACCGCATCCCGGACCTGCCCGGCCTGCCCGAGCCGCCGGTCTACGGCCGGCCGGCCGTGGAGAAGGACTGGTGA
- a CDS encoding VWA domain-containing protein, translated as MTVLLAHPKALALLLFLALALFLRRRGRPPALPLGDIAPALAALSPSFWAALPMACRLLGLAALVLALAGPRLNGGTTAYQGRGLDIMLVVDLSESMAAMDMRLADRTVTRLDAVADAAARFAANHPGDRIGLVAFGSRAYAVMPPSADRAALTGALARLAVGAAGKRTAMGDGLGLAVKRLSDAPGLSRLAVVFGDGRSNAGEVSPEDAAKAASERGVTVYSVGVGGDEPAPFLVTHPLLGSQIVTEKAAVDATTLAAMAKATGGAYYRAGDAAGLDAAVAALSDAARSDMVPVESARDMPLAPLCAAVAASLLTVAAGLAATRFLRLP; from the coding sequence GTGACGGTCCTTTTGGCCCACCCGAAGGCCCTGGCCTTGCTCCTGTTCCTGGCCCTGGCCCTTTTCCTGCGCCGGCGCGGGCGGCCGCCGGCCCTGCCCCTTGGCGACATCGCGCCGGCCCTGGCCGCCCTTTCGCCCTCGTTTTGGGCCGCGTTGCCCATGGCCTGCCGGCTCCTGGGTCTTGCCGCCCTGGTCCTGGCCCTGGCCGGGCCGCGCCTGAACGGCGGGACGACCGCCTACCAGGGCCGGGGCCTCGACATCATGCTGGTGGTCGACCTGTCCGAATCCATGGCCGCCATGGACATGCGGCTGGCCGACCGCACGGTCACGCGCCTGGATGCCGTGGCCGACGCGGCCGCCCGGTTCGCGGCCAACCACCCGGGCGACCGCATCGGGTTGGTGGCCTTCGGTTCCCGGGCCTACGCGGTCATGCCGCCAAGCGCGGACCGGGCGGCCCTGACCGGGGCCCTGGCCCGCCTCGCGGTCGGCGCGGCCGGCAAGCGCACGGCCATGGGCGACGGCCTGGGGCTCGCGGTTAAAAGGCTCTCGGACGCGCCCGGGCTGTCCCGGCTGGCGGTCGTTTTCGGCGACGGCCGGTCCAACGCCGGCGAGGTCAGCCCCGAGGACGCGGCCAAGGCCGCGTCCGAGCGGGGCGTCACCGTCTACAGCGTCGGCGTCGGCGGCGACGAACCGGCTCCGTTTCTGGTCACCCACCCCCTCCTTGGCAGCCAGATCGTGACCGAAAAGGCGGCCGTCGACGCCACGACCCTGGCCGCCATGGCCAAGGCCACGGGCGGGGCCTACTACCGGGCCGGGGACGCCGCCGGCCTCGACGCGGCCGTGGCCGCGCTGTCGGACGCGGCCCGAAGCGACATGGTGCCGGTCGAAAGCGCGCGGGACATGCCGCTCGCCCCCCTCTGCGCCGCCGTGGCCGCAAGCCTCTTGACCGTGGCCGCCGGTCTGGCCGCCACCCGCTTCCTGAGGCTGCCATGA